One Helianthus annuus cultivar XRQ/B chromosome 12, HanXRQr2.0-SUNRISE, whole genome shotgun sequence genomic region harbors:
- the LOC110893465 gene encoding uncharacterized protein LOC110893465 gives MWCASSPLISFISPRNIANAGFSLRSTVADMIDQEGNWRWPQAWLDLFPVLITIAVPTIDSNGEDTLVWKDVEGKTQDFQSACVWNTIRNREEQVLWADMVWYTQCIPRHSFHLWLAFRNKLKTQDRLTIWEAGSHTNWNLMCCPLCNHDRDTRDHLFFLCSFAAKTWNEVKKLVTLGNVDDSWSSIVSWVEQHAKSKNADHIVCKLLIAASAYYIWQERNNRLFKNNKRTADQVAEVIKSSVRLKLMGFRFRLASAKQRIFKRWKIEDNGADPG, from the coding sequence ATGTGGTGTGCGAGTAGCCCTCTTATTTCCTTTATCTCGCCTAGAAACATAGCGAATGCTGGTTTTTCGCTACGGTCAACAGTTGCGGATATGATTGATCAGGAAGGTAACTGGAGATGGCCTCAAGCTTGGCTTGATCTTTTTCCAGTCTTAATCACAATAGCGGTGCCGACAATTGATTCTAATGGTGAGGATACGCTAGTATGGAAAGATGTGGAAGGTAAGACACAAGACTTTCAATCGGCTTGTGTTTGGAATACAATTCGGAATCGGGAAGAGCAGGTGCTATGGGCTGATATGGTTTGGTACACGCAATGTATTCCTAGGCATTCATTTCATCTATGGTTGGCATTTAGAAACAAGCTCAAAACGCAGGATAGATTGACTATTTGGGAAGCGGGTAGTCATACCAATTGGAATTTGATGTGTTGTCCGCTGTGTAACCATGATAGAGATACTCGGGATCATCTATTTTTCCTATGTTCTTTTGCGGCGAAGACATGGAATGAAGTCAAGAAGCTGGTTACTTTGGGTAATGTTGATGATTCATGGTCGTCGATCGTTTCTTGGGTGGAGCAACATGCAAAATCCAAGAATGCGGATCATATTGTGTGCAAACTATTGATTGCTGCTTCGGCTTATTATATATGGCAAGAGCGGAATAACAGGCTtttcaagaacaacaaaagaaCGGCTGATCAAGTGGCTGAGGTTATTAAGTCTTCGGTTCGGTTGAAGCTCATGGGATTCAGATTTCGGCTTGCTTCGGCTAAACAAAGGATTTTCAAAAGATGGAAGATTGAAGATAATGGAGCGGACCCGGGCTAG
- the LOC110893466 gene encoding uncharacterized protein LOC110893466, protein MKVADVYIHGEWRWPDTWVTRYPILLDLQHFNPQPTDKVVWKSSSGMELDYGTSSVWNDIRTAHDEVPWSEMVWFPQAVPRHSFFMWLLVNKKLKTQDIMARWLSSGNMNFNLMCCSLCTSGPDSHEHLFFECPYSERVWKGVKDIAGLNNVTNSWETIYNHLVQFRGSKNAKHVIGKLVVSAAGYFVWQERNARLFSTKKRSANRLTEIILATVRMKLHTMRFKRTSQVESILQDWSLPRGLVIEDDDCG, encoded by the coding sequence ATGAAGGTGGCGGATGTTTATATCCATGGGGAGTGGCGTTGGCCTGATACATGGGTTACCCGTTATCCTATTCTCCTTGATCTTCAGCATTTCAATCCTCAACCGACTGATAAGGTAGTCTGGAAGTCTTCTTCAGGGATGGAGTTGGACTATGGTACTTCGAGTGTGTGGAACGATATTCGGACCGCTCATGATGAAGTCCCATGGTCGGAAATGGTTTGGTTTCCGCAAGCTGTTCCGCGTCATTCTTTTTTCATGTGGCTTCTAGTTAACAAGAAATTAAAGACGCAAGATATCATGGCTAGGTGGTTATCTTCGGGGAATATGAATTTCAACTTGATGTGCTGTTCTCTGTGTACGTCGGGGCCGGACTCTCACGAGCACTTATTTTTTGAATGCCCGTACAGTGAGCGGGTATGGAAGGGAGTAAAGGATATAGCGGGGTTAAACAACGTAACTAATTCTTGGGAAACCATCTACAATCATTTGGTGCAATTCCGGGGTTCGAAAAACGCTAAGCATGTGATTGGCAAGTTGGTTGTGAGTGCAGCGGGTTACTTCGTTTGGCAGGAAAGGAATGCTCGTTTGTTTTCTACAAAGAAGAGAAGTGCTAATCGGCTAACCGAAATTATTTTGGCTACCGTAAGGATGAAACTTCATACCATGCGATTCAAAAGAACGAGTCAAGTGGAAAGTATTCTACAGGATTGGAGTCTCCCGCGTGGGCTGGTGATTGAAGACGACGATTGTGGCTAG
- the LOC110893467 gene encoding uncharacterized protein LOC110893467: MEPSETIEGTDVVIPLSFVKQVNERLMMNAKGFFFFKFNTNEGLKQLLEDGPWTIRNVPIILKEWAPSVMVEKEDIKVILVWVKLHEVPLEAFTEDGLSLIASRIGTPKMLDSYTATMCAESWGRSSFARALIEVKAECELKKEVTIAIPNMDGNGHSKVPIRVEYDWEPLRCATCCVFGHNDSACPKNLKHEPSKEKPFKSEEFKEVPVKSSKGNNQGILIKNQKQKFIYRPVNKNKPKTNDKEATNHVKTSNPFDVLKDDETPTMNANAGGVRSQNVDPNGKSRNQEELVSDDIEIDDLLANIPTCLDRNNELNVSEGASTPGGLGSHG; this comes from the exons ATGGAGCCGAGTGAAACCATAGAGGGAACTGATGTGGTGATCCCGTTATCTTTTGTCAAACAGGTGAATGAAAG ATTAATGATGAACGCTAAagggttctttttctttaaattcaaTACAAACGAAGGGTTGAAACAATTATTGGAAGATGGGCCTTGGACGATTAGGAATGTTCCGATTATTCTTAAAGAATGGGCTCCCTCGGTTATGGTCGAGAAAGAGGATATAAAAGTAATACTAGTGTGGGTTAAACTTCACGAGGTTCCGTTAGAGGCATTCACAGAAGATGGTCTGAGTTTAATCGCATCAAGAATAGGTACCCCGAAAATGTTGGACTCTTATACTGCAACCATGTGTGCTGAATCTTGGGGGAGAAGTAGTTTTGCTCGTGCCCTCATTGAAGTCAAAGCGGAATGTGAGCTCAAAAAGGAGGTGACAATAGCTATACCAAACATGGACGGGAATGGTCACTCAAAGGTGCCAATTAGAGTTGAGTATGACTGGGAACCTTTACGGTGTGCAACGTGTTGTGTGTTTGGTCATAATGATAGTGCTTGCCCAAAAAATCTGAAACATGAACCCTCTAAGGAAAAGCCGTTTAAATCCGAGGAGTTTAAGGAAGTTCCGGTGAAGTCTAGCAAAGGAAATAATCAAGGAATTCttataaaaaaccaaaaacaaaaatttatttataGACCGGTGAATAAGAACAAACCTAAGACGAATGATAAGGAGGCTACGAACCATGTTAAAACTTCTAATCCCTTCGATGTTCTAAAGGATGATGAGACTCCTACTATGAATGCTAATGCTGGTGGGGTTCGAAGTCAGAATGTTGATCCAAATGGCAAAAGCCGAAACCAAGAAGAACTAGTCTCGGATGATATTGAGATTGATGACCTCTTAGCTAATATTCCGACGTGTTTGGATAGAAACAATGAGTTAAACGTGTCTGAGGGTGCAAGCACACCCGGTGGTTTAGGTTCTCATGGGTAG